In Zingiber officinale cultivar Zhangliang chromosome 6A, Zo_v1.1, whole genome shotgun sequence, a single genomic region encodes these proteins:
- the LOC121996858 gene encoding uncharacterized protein LOC121996858, translating to MATHLGDEGDTLETLEHLLQVSQTAAGRARLNAEGTLTAVLRRLSSSPSPFLLPRLYLVRNLCYCDHANQEAFLAAGGLDRVASALIGEPSVSMEIVRTVLQVLASVAAGGEAHMDAVWARFFPVWFREISRSSDPAICDALCGVLNTCCTAGEYRRRLSELCELERGLPILLNIVITMSGVCVLQKEAYFYWLLGKVCIEETYFTLVFQGLSSVNIIGIASCGVDFTKEQIFLLETLLDGMLSFPISKNFALGVLQILIEAYTITTASSLTKSVAETGHANTALQYLLLMLRDICSCKQRSTSTEDPADLFQCEDLIELLLRFLRELEPPITSDNQEIQPLSSSKLAPYQGFQKDVVSIICNYLHGRKHVQDEIRKQDGIPLLLQQCIVDESYPYMRKIATLTIRNLLEGNVANQYEVAQLELKEPLITPQIAQMGLRVEIDEDTQRPKLVNILVQEGNYG from the exons ATGGCGACCCACCTCGGAGACGAGGGCGACACTCTCGAAACCCTAGAGCACCTTCTCCAAGTTTCGCAGACCGCCGCTGGCCGCGCCCGCCTCAACGCCGAAGGAACCCTCACCGCAGTTCTCCGCCGCCTTTCCTCATCCCCCTCGCCGTTCCTCCTCCCCCGCCTTTACCTCGTCCGCAACCTCTGCTACTGCGACCATGCCAACCAGGAAGCCTTCCTCGCTGCTGGCGGCCTCGATCGGGTCGCTTCCGCCCTCATCGGTGAACCGTCGGTCAGCATGGAAATCGTCCGGACAGTGCTTCAGGTCCTGGCAAGCGTCGCTGCAGGTGGCGAGGCGCACATGGACGCCGTGTGGGCTCGGTTCTTCCCCGTCTGGTTCCGCGAGATTTCTAGGTCGAGCGACCCTGCCATCTGCGATGCCCTATGCGGGGTCTTGAACACGTGCTGTACTGCAGGGGAATATCGCCGGAGGCTGAGCGAACTTTGCGAGCTGGAGAGGGGATTACCTATTCTCTTGAACATCGTCATCACCATGTCCGGAG TTTGTGTTCTTCAAAAAGAAGCGTATTTCTACTGGCTCCTAGGTAAAGTTTGCATCGAGGAAACATATTTTACCCTTGTATTCCAGGGCTTAAGCTCGGTTAATATCATTGGCATTGCAAGTTGTGGTGTTGACTTCACCAAAGAGCAAATCTTCCTTCTTGAAACACTACTAGATGGCATGCTCTCTTTTCCCATTTCCAAGAATTTTGCACTTGGTGTTCTTCAAATATTGATAGAAGCTTATACTATTACCACTGCTAGTTCCTTAACAAAATCTGTTGCTGAGACTGGTCATGCAAACACTGCCCTACAGTACTTGCTCCTGATGCTGAGGGACATATGTTCTTGTAAACAACGTTCAACATCCACCGAGGACCCTGCTGACTTATTTCAATGTGAAGATCTAATAGAGCTTCTTTTAAGATTTCTTCGGGAACTCGAACCCCCAATCACTTCTGATAATCAAGAAATACAGCCTTTGTCAAGCTCAAAATTGGCCCCATACCAAGGTTTCCAGAAAGATGTAGTATCTATCATTTGCAATTATTTACATGGAAGAAAGCATGTTCAAGATGAGATTAGAAAGCAGGATGGAATCCCTCTGCTACTGCAACAGTGCATTGTGGATGAAAGTTATCCTTACATGAGGAAAATTGCCACATTAACCATACGAAACTTGCTGGAAGGTAATGTAGCCAACCAGTATGAAGTTGCCCAACTTGAGTTGAAAGAGCCTCTCATCACACCTCAAATTGCTCAAATGGGACTGAGGGTGGAAATAGACGAGGACACTCAGCGTCCAAAGTTGGTAAATATTTTG